One Nerophis lumbriciformis linkage group LG21, RoL_Nlum_v2.1, whole genome shotgun sequence DNA segment encodes these proteins:
- the nxph1 gene encoding neurexophilin-1 isoform X2, with protein MWTEGSKDMSISRLLLQTLHGKENNTALDFRYDTPEPYSEQDLWDWLRNSTDLQDSRPRAKRRPMVKTGKFKKMFGWGDFHSNIKTVKLNLLITGKIVDHGNGTFSVYFRHNSTGQGNVSVSLVPPTKIVEFDVAAQQSVIDAKDSKSFNCRIEYEKVEKGAKNTLCNFDPSKTCYQEQTQSHVSWLCSKPFKVICIFISFYSTDYKLVQKVCPDYNYHSDTPYFPSG; from the coding sequence ATGTGGACTGAAGGCAGTAAGGACATGTCCATCAGTCGGCTGCTGTTACAGACTCTGCATGGCAAAGAGAACAACACAGCTTTGGACTTTCGCTACGACACTCCGGAGCCTTATTCGGAGCAGGACCTGTGGGACTGGCTGAGGAATTCCACAGACCTGCAGGACTCGCGCCCCAGGGCTAAACGGCGGCCCATGGTCAAGACCGGGAAGTTCAAGAAGATGTTCGGCTGGGGGGACTTTCACTCTAACATCAAGACGGTGAAACTCAACCTACTGATCACTGGTAAGATCGTGGATCACGGCAACGGAACATTCAGCGTCTACTTCCGCCACAACTCCACGGGCCAGGGCAACGTGTCCGTCAGCCTGGTCCCTCCCACCAAGATAGTGGAGTTCGACGTGGCGGCGCAACAGTCCGTCATCGATGCCAAGGACTCCAAGTCCTTCAATTGCCGCATTGAGTACGAGAAGGTGGAGAAGGGCGCCAAGAACACGCTGTGCAACTTTGACCCGTCCAAGACGTGCTACCAGGAGCAAACTCAGAGCCACGTCTCCTGGCTCTGCTCAAAACCTTTCAAAGTCATCTGCATCTTCATCTCCTTCTACAGCACCGACTACAAACTGGTGCAGAAGGTGTGTCCGGACTACAACTACCACAGCGACACTCCGTACTTCCCGTCTGGCTGA